Proteins found in one Sorghum bicolor cultivar BTx623 chromosome 1, Sorghum_bicolor_NCBIv3, whole genome shotgun sequence genomic segment:
- the LOC8067077 gene encoding DEAD-box ATP-dependent RNA helicase 12 — protein sequence MDQPRARYPPGYGSRGGGGAGRGGGGGNGGGGGGGGGNHNYYGRNPQPQQQHHYQQQQQQQQHVHRNSSHQQQWLRRDQAPAVAGAASGNAAAKTAPQLDAIDSSSQDWKAQLNIPAPDTRYRTEDVTATKGNEFEDYFLKRELLMGIYEKGFERPSPIQEESIPIALTGSDILARAKNGTGKTAAFCIPALEKIDPEKTAIQVVILVPTRELALQTSQVCKELGKYLNIQVMVSTGGTSLKDDIMRLYQPVHLLVGTPGRILDLTRKGICVLKDCSMLVMDEADKLLAPEFQPSVEALIHFLPPSRQLLMFSATFPVTVKEFKEKYLPRPYVINLMDELTLKGITQYYAFVEERQKVHCLNTLFSKLQINQSIIFCNSVNRVELLAKKITELGYSCFYIHAKMLQDHRNRVFHDFRNGACRNLVCTDLFTRGIDIQAVNVVINFDFPKTSETYLHRVGRSGRYGHLGLAVNLITYEDRFNLYRIEQELGTEIKTIPPQIDLAVYCQ from the exons ATGGACCAGCCCAGAGCCCGCTACCCACCCGGCTATGGCTcccgcggcggaggcggagccggacgtggcggcggaggcggcaatggaggcggcggcggaggcggtggcggAAACCACAACTACTACGGCCGGAACCCGCAGCCACAGCAGCAACACCactaccagcagcagcagcagcagcagcagcacgtgCATAGGAACTCCTCGCACCAGCAGCAGTGGCTGCGGCGAGACCAGGCCCCCGCCGTTGCGGGGGCAGCGTCCGGAAACGCTGCGGCTAAGACGGCGCCTCAGCTTGACGCCATAGACTCGAG TTCTCAAGATTGGAAGGCTCAATTAAATATACCAGCTCCAGATACACGCTACAGGACAGAG GATGTCACTGCAACAAAAGGCAATGAGTTTGAGGATTATTTCTTGAAACGTGAACTGCTTATGGGAATCTATGAAAAGGGATTTGAAAGGCCATCTCCTATTCAGGAAGAAAGCATTCCTATTGCGCTGACTGGAAGTGATATTCTTGCAAGGGCGAAAAATGGCACTGGAAAAACTGCTGCATTTTGCATTCCAGCACTTGAAAAAATTGATCCTGAAAAAACTGCTATTCAAG TTGTTATACTAGTACCAACAAGGGAACTGGCTCTGCAAACTTCACAAGTCTGTAAAGAGCTTGGGAAGTACCTGAACATTCAAGTCATGGTTAGTACTGGAGGAACCAGCTTGAAGGATGACATCATGCGTTTGTACCAACCTGTTCATTTACTTGTTGGGACTCCTGGCCGAATACTTGATCTTACCAGGAAGGGCATTTGTGTGCTGAAAGATTGTTCAATGCTTGTCATGGACGAG GCAGACAAGCTTTTAGCTCCAGAGTTTCAGCCTTCTGTGGAGGCACTTATTCATTTCCTTCCACCTAGTCGGCAACTGTTGATGTTTTCAGCAACCTTTCCTGTAACTGTCAAGGAATTCAAAGAGAAATATCTGCCTAGACCTTATGTGATTAATCTAATGGATGAACTGACACTGAAAGGAATCACACAATATTATGCTTTTGTTGAAGAAAGGCAGAAAGTTCATTGCCTGAATACACTTTTCTCAAAG CTTCAAATTAATCAATCCATTATATTCTGCAACTCTGTTAATAGAGTTGAGCTACTGGCTAAGAAAATAACTGAACTCGGTTATTCATGCTTCTACATTCATGCTAAGATGTTGCAAGACCACAGAAACCGAGTGTTTCATGATTTTCGTAATGGTGCTTGCAGAAACCTTGTGTGCACAG ATCTGTTTACCAGAGGAATTGATATCCAGGCTGTTAATGTGGTCATTAATTTTGACTTTCCTAAGACATCTGAGACATATTTACACAGG GTTGGCCGTTCTGGAAGATATGGACACCTCGGTTTGGCAGTGAACTTGATCACATATGAGGACCGTTTCAACTT GTATAGGATTGAGCAAGAACTTGGAACAGAGATTAAGACAATACCCCCACAGATTGACCTGGCCGTATACTGCCAATGA
- the LOC8067078 gene encoding DEAD-box ATP-dependent RNA helicase 12, which yields MHQPRARYPPGYGSGGGGGAGRGGGGGNGGGGGGGGGNHNYYGRNPQPQQQHHHQQQQQQQQHVHRNSSHQQQWLRRDQAPAVAGAASGNAAAKTAPQLDAIGSSSHDWKAQLNIPAPDTRYRTEDVTATKGNEFEDYFLKRELLMGIYEKGFERPSPIQEESIPIALTGSDILARAKNGTGKTAAFCIPALEKIDPEKTAIQVVILVPTRELALQTSQVCKELGKYLNIQVMVSTGGTSLKDDIMRLYQPVHLLVGTPGRILDLTRKGICVLKDCSMLVMDEADKLLAPEFQPSVEALIHFLPPSRQLLMFSATFPVTVKEFKEKYLPRPYVINLMDELTLKGITQYYAFVEERQKVHCLNTLFSKLQINQSIIFCNSVNRVELLAKKITELGYSCFYIHAKMLQDHRNRVFHDFRNGACRNLVCTDLFTRGIDIQAVNVVINFDFPKTSETYLHRVGRSGRYGHLGLAVNLITYEDRFNLYRIEQELGTEIKTIPPQIDLAVYCQ from the exons ATGCACCAGCCCAGAGCCCGCTACCCGCCCGGCTATGGctccggcggcggaggcggagccgggcgtggcggcggaggcggcaatggaggcggcggcggaggcggtggcggAAACCACAACTACTACGGCCGGAACCCGCAGCCACAGCAGCAACACCACcaccaacagcagcagcagcagcagcagcacgtgCATAGGAACTCCTCGCACCAGCAGCAGTGGCTGCGGCGAGACCAGGCCCCCGCCGTTGCGGGGGCAGCGTCCGGAAACGCTGCGGCTAAGACGGCGCCTCAGCTTGACGCCATAGGCTCGAG TTCTCATGATTGGAAGGCTCAACTAAATATACCAGCTCCAGATACACGCTACAGGACAGAG GATGTCACTGCAACAAAAGGCAATGAGTTTGAGGATTATTTCTTGAAACGTGAACTGCTTATGGGAATCTATGAAAAGGGATTTGAAAGGCCAtctcctattcaagaagaaagcATTCCTATTGCGCTGACTGGAAGTGATATTCTTGCAAGGGCGAAAAATGGCACTGGAAAAACTGCTGCATTTTGCATTCCAGCACTTGAAAAAATTGATCCTGAAAAAACTGCTATTCAAG TTGTTATACTAGTACCAACAAGGGAACTGGCTCTGCAAACTTCACAAGTCTGTAAAGAGCTTGGGAAGTACCTGAACATTCAAGTCATGGTTAGTACTGGAGGAACCAGCTTGAAGGATGACATCATGCGTTTGTACCAACCTGTTCATTTACTTGTTGGGACTCCTGGCCGAATACTTGATCTTACCAGGAAGGGCATTTGTGTGCTGAAAGATTGTTCAATGCTTGTCATGGATGAG GCAGACAAGCTATTAGCTCCAGAGTTTCAGCCTTCTGTGGAGGCACTTATTCATTTCCTTCCACCTAGTCGGCAACTGTTGATGTTTTCAGCAACTTTTCCTGTAACTGTCAAGGAATTCAAAGAGAAATATCTGCCTAGACCTTATGTGATTAATCTAATGGATGAACTGACACTGAAAGGAATCACACAATATTATGCTTTTGTTGAAGAAAGGCAGAAAGTTCATTGCCTGAATACACTTTTCTCAAAG CTTCAAATTAATCAATCCATTATATTCTGCAACTCTGTTAATAGAGTTGAGCTACTGGCTAAGAAAATAACTGAACTCGGTTATTCATGCTTCTACATTCATGCTAAGATGTTGCAAGACCACAGAAACCGAGTGTTTCATGATTTTCGTAATGGTGCTTGCAGAAACCTTGTGTGCACAG ATCTGTTTACCAGAGGAATTGATATCCAGGCTGTTAATGTGGTCATTAATTTTGACTTTCCTAAGACATCTGAGACATATTTACACAGG GTTGGCCGTTCTGGAAGATATGGACACCTTGGTTTGGCAGTGAACTTGATCACTTATGAGGACCGTTTCAACTT GTATAGGATTGAGCAAGAACTTGGAACAGAAATTAAGACAATACCCCCACAGATTGACCTGGCCGTGTACTGCCAATGA